In Nostoc sp. UHCC 0926, a single genomic region encodes these proteins:
- a CDS encoding class I SAM-dependent methyltransferase: MLNTKNMVVCNFCQSIDLESVYQVIESPREAEVKVCKHCGLVQSIFVKPKLSQRIASVSSGADWGNVRHGKGLRLKAAIPLISSVIPLDRLNSVLDIGSNRGNFILWLNELYPNLNITGVEPDSTIINDYKNTSNFILYQDTLENVTFSTQYFDFIYCSHTLEHAESASIMLKKIHKLLVTGGYLFLEVPNLDVLCLTDTVEEFFIDKHRFHFQRDILIEYLRYLGFNIILGKDDYDSFNITIVAVKSEGSDQTKIFDYQSDIERIKTIINNYQIYLEKNRQLLQEVAEIINKFMLRQKVVFWGGGKIFDALIKYGKLNTDKLLGVVDEYLYKVFPIYGKILIQNPSQIKMLQPDVVIVLARSSSNEIIEKVRKLGVKNVIKFQDILQSLT; encoded by the coding sequence ATGTTGAATACTAAAAATATGGTTGTGTGTAATTTTTGTCAATCTATAGATTTAGAATCAGTATATCAAGTAATAGAATCACCTAGAGAGGCTGAGGTAAAAGTATGCAAACACTGTGGTTTAGTACAAAGTATTTTCGTAAAGCCAAAACTTAGTCAAAGAATAGCTTCTGTTAGCAGTGGAGCAGATTGGGGTAATGTACGACATGGGAAAGGTTTAAGGCTAAAAGCTGCAATTCCCCTGATTTCTTCTGTTATTCCTTTGGATAGACTAAACTCAGTTTTAGATATAGGTTCAAACCGAGGTAATTTTATTCTCTGGCTTAATGAGCTTTATCCGAACTTAAACATTACAGGAGTTGAGCCTGACTCAACAATAATAAATGATTACAAAAATACTTCCAACTTCATTTTATATCAAGATACATTAGAAAATGTTACCTTTTCTACACAATATTTTGATTTTATCTATTGTTCTCATACGTTAGAACACGCTGAGTCAGCCTCAATAATGTTAAAGAAAATTCATAAATTATTAGTAACAGGAGGCTATTTATTTTTAGAAGTACCTAATTTAGATGTGTTATGTTTAACTGATACTGTGGAAGAGTTTTTTATTGATAAACATCGATTTCATTTTCAACGGGACATATTAATTGAATACTTGAGGTACTTAGGATTCAATATTATTCTCGGAAAAGATGATTATGATTCTTTTAATATCACTATAGTAGCTGTTAAGTCCGAGGGCAGTGATCAAACAAAAATATTTGACTACCAAAGTGATATAGAGAGAATAAAAACGATAATTAATAATTATCAAATATATTTAGAAAAAAATCGTCAACTTTTACAAGAAGTTGCCGAAATAATTAATAAATTCATGTTACGTCAAAAAGTTGTATTTTGGGGAGGCGGTAAAATTTTTGATGCCCTGATTAAATATGGCAAACTAAACACAGATAAACTTTTAGGGGTAGTGGATGAGTATCTATACAAAGTATTTCCTATATATGGAAAAATCCTAATTCAAAATCCTTCTCAGATTAAGATGTTACAGCCAGATGTCGTGATTGTTTTGGCGAGAAGTTCTTCAAATGAAATCATAGAAAAAGTCAGAAAATTAGGTGTTAAAAATGTTATTAAATTTCAAGATATATTACAAAGTTTAACATAA
- a CDS encoding sulfotransferase family protein, with protein sequence MGSNSTTPIFVVGSGRSGTRMIYKLLSGYPHIEIYHEYLCTHIQQYAALYFMKRISSDVLQKKFMELHGAGIYYSQSQYWIDCSNKISWIIEPILDLFPQAKFVHLVRDGRKVAASYFHKLNHEMYDDQSIKIMEEWLKNSDKLPMPPPEKKYWWNIPQNGQPFADDFGQFDQFQRACYQWRESNRVVNESLAKISEEQKLIVRLEDITKKPEVLKKFLNFFNLDYEDHFFEFLQTPQNVIFPMDFKLTTKQIEQFNYIAGDMMENFGYAETEEYNVEY encoded by the coding sequence ATGGGTTCTAATAGCACAACACCAATCTTTGTAGTAGGCAGTGGGCGTTCAGGAACAAGGATGATTTATAAACTATTATCTGGATATCCTCATATAGAAATTTATCATGAGTATTTATGTACTCATATTCAACAATATGCTGCCCTTTACTTTATGAAGCGTATTTCTTCAGATGTGTTACAAAAAAAGTTTATGGAGTTACATGGTGCTGGAATTTATTATTCTCAATCTCAATATTGGATTGATTGTTCAAATAAAATATCTTGGATTATTGAACCTATTTTGGACTTATTCCCTCAAGCCAAATTTGTTCATTTAGTTAGAGATGGACGAAAAGTTGCTGCATCTTATTTCCATAAACTTAATCATGAAATGTACGACGATCAAAGCATAAAAATTATGGAAGAATGGTTAAAAAACTCGGATAAACTACCCATGCCTCCGCCAGAAAAAAAATATTGGTGGAATATCCCTCAAAATGGACAACCTTTTGCTGACGACTTTGGGCAGTTTGATCAATTTCAACGTGCTTGTTATCAATGGAGAGAATCCAATAGGGTTGTGAATGAATCTTTGGCTAAAATATCTGAAGAACAAAAACTTATAGTGCGACTAGAAGATATAACGAAAAAACCTGAAGTATTAAAAAAATTTCTCAACTTTTTTAATTTAGATTACGAAGATCATTTTTTTGAATTTTTACAGACTCCACAAAATGTCATTTTTCCTATGGACTTTAAATTAACCACTAAACAAATAGAACAATTTAATTATATTGCCGGAGATATGATGGAAAACTTTGGTTATGCAGAAACGGAGGAATATAATGTTGAATACTAA
- the cysC gene encoding adenylyl-sulfate kinase, translating to MILYSQEGLVMNKQGFTLWFTGLSGAGKTTISKEVEQHLKKCGYLVEVLDGDVVRTHLSKGLGFSKEDRETNIKRIGFVADLLSRNGVIAIVAVISPYRNIRDEMRNTIQNFIEVYVNSPLEVCEKRDVKGLYSKVRAGEIKYFTGVDDPYEKPLNPELVCYTAEETIEESVNKVINKLQNLGYII from the coding sequence ATAATACTTTATTCACAGGAAGGATTAGTAATGAATAAACAAGGATTTACTTTGTGGTTTACTGGTCTTAGTGGTGCTGGTAAAACTACAATTTCAAAGGAAGTAGAACAGCACTTGAAAAAATGTGGCTATTTGGTAGAAGTCTTAGATGGTGATGTTGTACGAACTCATCTTTCCAAGGGACTAGGCTTTAGCAAGGAAGATAGAGAGACAAATATAAAGCGGATTGGATTTGTAGCAGACTTATTAAGTCGTAATGGCGTGATTGCAATTGTAGCTGTAATTAGTCCATATCGAAATATTCGTGATGAGATGCGAAATACAATCCAAAATTTTATTGAAGTATATGTAAATTCACCACTAGAAGTTTGCGAGAAACGCGATGTCAAGGGACTATATAGTAAAGTTCGCGCTGGAGAAATTAAATATTTTACAGGAGTTGACGATCCTTATGAAAAACCTTTAAATCCTGAATTAGTTTGTTACACAGCCGAGGAAACTATTGAAGAGAGCGTTAATAAAGTAATTAATAAGCTACAAAATTTAGGATACATAATATAG
- a CDS encoding thiamine pyrophosphate-binding protein, with protein MIKLSDYVIQFIANLGVEHIFLLPGGGCMHLLDSVGRCQQLKYICNLHEQACAIAAEAYGQYTNNLGVALVTTGPGGTNTLTGVAGAWLDSTPCLFISGQVKTADLVGTRGVRQMGFQEINIVEMVKPITKYAVVVTDPKTIRYHLEKAVYLAKNGRPGPVWIDIPLDIQAAQIEETELVGFDKQEVEKPIDHSLLQQQISETIRLLNQAERPCILVGNGVRLAGAIEDFLQLIEILQIPVLTTWKAIDFLPESHWLFAGRPGAIGQRGANFTQQNSDLLITIGARLDFGQTGYNHQNFARGAKKIIVDIDPNEISKMMMPIDVPICADAGDFIGDCLEKRDKIISQDRSSWLNRCKDWQAKYPVILPEYWQESDRVNNYVLIDVLSEEMSEDDLLIPGSSGACSEITMQGFRVKPGMRIFNTEGLGAMGFGIASAIGGCLASGGKHTICIDGDGGFIMNVQELETLKRLKLPIKFFILNNDGYISIQNTQKNYFQGRYVASNPNSGLTLPDISKISAAFDIPYTKIADHGGIREKVIEVLNSPSAFICEVLISPNQFTAPRITSTSKPDGTMVSKPLEDMWPFLERKEFLANMIVPHLEL; from the coding sequence ATGATCAAACTTTCTGATTATGTAATTCAGTTTATTGCCAATTTGGGTGTAGAACATATTTTTTTATTGCCAGGAGGAGGCTGTATGCATCTACTAGACTCTGTGGGTAGGTGTCAACAATTAAAATATATTTGCAATCTTCATGAACAAGCTTGCGCGATCGCAGCCGAAGCGTATGGACAGTACACCAATAACTTAGGAGTAGCTTTAGTCACCACAGGGCCAGGGGGAACCAACACTCTCACTGGAGTGGCTGGAGCTTGGTTAGATTCTACACCTTGTTTATTTATATCAGGTCAAGTGAAAACGGCTGATTTAGTAGGGACGCGCGGTGTACGACAGATGGGGTTTCAGGAAATAAATATCGTAGAGATGGTAAAACCAATTACTAAATATGCTGTAGTAGTGACAGACCCCAAAACCATCCGCTATCACCTCGAAAAAGCTGTTTACCTGGCCAAAAATGGTAGACCTGGGCCTGTGTGGATTGATATTCCCTTGGATATTCAAGCTGCCCAAATAGAAGAAACTGAGTTAGTTGGCTTTGATAAACAGGAAGTAGAAAAGCCAATTGATCACAGTTTACTACAACAACAGATTAGCGAAACTATTAGGCTATTGAATCAGGCAGAAAGACCCTGTATCTTAGTTGGGAATGGAGTTAGACTAGCCGGAGCAATAGAAGATTTTTTGCAGCTAATCGAAATCCTCCAAATTCCCGTTCTCACCACATGGAAAGCCATTGACTTTTTGCCGGAATCTCACTGGTTATTTGCCGGCAGACCTGGAGCGATTGGGCAACGAGGAGCTAACTTTACTCAACAAAACTCTGACTTATTAATAACTATTGGAGCTAGGCTAGATTTTGGACAAACTGGATACAATCATCAAAATTTTGCTCGTGGGGCTAAAAAAATTATTGTTGATATTGACCCTAATGAAATTAGTAAAATGATGATGCCTATTGATGTCCCTATTTGTGCCGATGCAGGTGATTTTATAGGAGACTGTTTGGAAAAAAGAGACAAAATTATCTCTCAAGACCGTAGTAGCTGGCTCAATCGTTGTAAAGATTGGCAAGCTAAATATCCTGTAATCCTCCCCGAATATTGGCAAGAATCGGACAGAGTTAATAACTACGTTCTTATTGATGTTTTATCTGAAGAAATGTCAGAAGATGATTTATTGATTCCTGGTAGTTCTGGAGCTTGTAGTGAAATTACCATGCAAGGGTTTAGAGTTAAGCCCGGAATGCGGATTTTTAACACCGAAGGACTAGGAGCTATGGGTTTTGGTATTGCATCTGCCATTGGTGGTTGTTTAGCAAGTGGGGGAAAGCACACCATCTGTATTGATGGAGATGGCGGGTTTATTATGAATGTTCAGGAACTAGAAACTCTCAAGAGATTAAAATTACCTATTAAATTTTTTATTTTGAATAATGACGGATATATTTCTATTCAAAATACCCAAAAAAATTATTTTCAAGGCAGATATGTTGCTAGTAATCCTAATAGTGGTCTAACTTTACCTGATATTAGTAAAATTAGTGCAGCTTTTGATATTCCTTATACAAAAATAGCTGATCATGGAGGAATTAGAGAAAAGGTAATAGAGGTTTTAAATTCACCTTCAGCCTTTATTTGTGAAGTGCTGATATCACCTAATCAATTTACCGCTCCTCGGATCACTTCCACAAGCAAACCAGATGGCACAATGGTTTCTAAACCGCTTGAAGATATGTGGCCATTTTTAGAGCGAAAAGAGTTTTTGGCTAATATGATTGTTCCTCATTTAGAGTTATAA
- a CDS encoding N-acetylneuraminate synthase family protein, with protein MSNIDHRLLFILEIANNHNGSVEHGLEIIRQFAQIKQNFSDIFQFGFKLQYRDLDTFIHPDFQNRFDLKYIKRFSETRLTEAEFRLLVQEMEKLEFIKICTPFDENSVKKIEEHNFDIIKIASCSLTDWPLLERIAQTNKPIIASTAGVELEAIDKVVSFFLHREKNISLMHCVGEYPTRDDHLQLNQIELLMQRYPQIRIGYSTHEDPDNTEAIKIAIAKGATIFEKHVGVATKTISLNNYSANTTQIKRWLESVKMTLNMCGVVGQRQKFSETEKYSLFSLRRGVFAKYPIKKGEKVDLSNTFLAIPTIENQITANDMSKYTYFYAEEDLPINHAILSVNTKKIEIREQVYEIIQKVKKLLKKSRVVVPQQLEFEISHHYGIEKFYQFGCTIINYINREYCKKLIVVLPGQSHPEQYHKVKEETFIVQYGDVNITIDGEDKKCTAGNIVTIERGAKHTFSSENGAVLEEISSTHHQDDSYYTDPNIAAKKDRKTQLTYWIN; from the coding sequence ATGAGTAATATCGATCACAGGCTATTGTTTATATTAGAAATAGCAAATAATCATAATGGTTCTGTAGAACATGGCTTAGAAATCATCCGTCAATTTGCCCAAATAAAACAAAATTTTAGCGATATATTCCAATTTGGATTTAAACTTCAATATCGTGATTTAGATACATTTATTCATCCTGATTTTCAAAACAGATTTGATTTAAAATATATCAAGCGTTTTTCGGAAACAAGACTAACAGAAGCAGAATTTAGATTGTTAGTACAAGAAATGGAAAAATTAGAATTTATCAAAATTTGTACTCCCTTTGATGAAAATTCAGTTAAGAAAATAGAAGAGCATAATTTTGACATAATTAAAATAGCTAGTTGTTCTTTAACAGATTGGCCTTTATTAGAAAGAATAGCTCAAACTAATAAACCCATTATTGCTTCCACAGCCGGAGTAGAATTAGAAGCAATTGATAAGGTTGTAAGTTTCTTTTTACATCGAGAAAAAAATATATCTCTAATGCACTGTGTAGGTGAATATCCCACAAGAGATGATCATCTGCAATTGAATCAAATTGAATTATTAATGCAACGTTATCCACAAATTAGAATAGGTTATTCTACTCACGAAGACCCTGATAATACTGAAGCAATTAAAATCGCCATAGCTAAAGGGGCTACTATTTTTGAAAAACACGTTGGTGTAGCAACAAAAACTATATCTTTAAACAATTATTCAGCCAACACTACCCAAATAAAAAGATGGTTAGAATCAGTAAAAATGACATTAAATATGTGTGGAGTAGTAGGTCAAAGACAAAAATTTAGTGAAACTGAAAAGTATAGTTTATTCTCTTTGAGAAGGGGAGTATTTGCTAAATATCCAATTAAAAAAGGCGAAAAAGTTGATTTAAGCAATACTTTTTTGGCAATTCCCACTATAGAAAATCAAATTACAGCTAATGATATGTCTAAATATACATATTTTTACGCTGAAGAAGATTTGCCAATAAATCATGCAATTCTGTCAGTAAATACCAAGAAAATAGAGATTAGAGAGCAAGTATATGAAATTATCCAAAAAGTCAAAAAGTTGCTTAAAAAAAGCAGAGTAGTTGTACCACAACAATTAGAATTTGAAATATCTCATCATTATGGCATTGAAAAATTTTATCAATTTGGCTGTACGATCATTAATTATATAAATCGTGAATACTGTAAAAAATTAATTGTAGTTTTGCCTGGACAGAGCCACCCAGAACAATATCACAAGGTCAAAGAAGAAACATTCATTGTGCAGTATGGCGATGTAAACATAACTATTGATGGTGAAGACAAAAAATGCACAGCAGGCAATATTGTGACTATAGAGAGAGGTGCTAAACATACTTTTAGTAGCGAAAATGGAGCGGTATTAGAAGAAATTTCGTCAACTCATCACCAAGATGATTCCTATTATACTGATCCAAATATTGCAGCTAAAAAAGACAGAAAAACTCAACTAACTTACTGGATTAATTAG
- a CDS encoding NAD-dependent epimerase/dehydratase family protein yields MTKILIEDLQHILIHTESLWDEMNEKRIFITGGTGFFGCWLLESFTYIVEQLKSSAQAVILTRDPERFKQKCPHLFNHPALEFYQGDICNFPFPKGEFSHLIHAGTSTNALLYQDNHLGMFNEIIEGTKRTLEFAKVSGVKKYLLTSSGAVYGKQPDTMSHISETYEGSPDPCNISSSYGEGKRASELLCTLYHQQYGIETKIARCFAFIGAYLPLNLHFAIGNFIQDAIEGKNIEIKGDGTPLRSYLYASDLMIWLWTILFKGKSGFPYNVGSDQAISISELAKTVAEICSPTTEIQIGKTPLVGQIPERYIPSVKRAYLELELKQKIDLKMSIKKIINSHN; encoded by the coding sequence ATGACGAAGATATTAATAGAGGATTTACAACATATTCTTATCCATACAGAATCATTATGGGATGAAATGAATGAAAAGCGGATATTTATTACCGGGGGAACAGGTTTTTTCGGCTGTTGGTTACTAGAGAGTTTTACTTATATAGTTGAGCAATTAAAATCGTCTGCTCAAGCAGTAATTTTAACAAGAGATCCAGAGAGATTTAAACAAAAATGTCCTCATTTGTTTAATCACCCTGCTTTAGAATTTTATCAAGGGGATATCTGCAATTTCCCCTTCCCTAAAGGAGAATTTTCTCACTTAATTCATGCAGGAACTTCCACTAACGCTCTCTTATATCAAGATAATCACTTAGGAATGTTCAATGAGATCATAGAAGGGACAAAAAGAACCTTAGAATTTGCGAAAGTATCAGGAGTAAAAAAATATTTATTAACTAGTTCAGGGGCAGTTTATGGTAAACAACCTGATACGATGTCTCATATTTCTGAAACTTATGAAGGTTCTCCTGATCCTTGTAATATATCATCCAGTTATGGAGAAGGAAAAAGAGCTTCTGAATTACTTTGTACATTATATCATCAACAATATGGTATAGAAACTAAAATTGCCCGATGTTTTGCATTTATAGGAGCATATTTACCCCTTAATCTTCATTTTGCTATTGGTAATTTTATTCAAGATGCAATAGAAGGAAAAAACATTGAAATTAAAGGAGATGGAACACCCTTAAGATCATATTTATATGCATCAGATTTGATGATTTGGTTATGGACAATTTTATTTAAAGGTAAAAGTGGTTTTCCCTATAATGTTGGCTCAGATCAGGCAATATCCATTAGTGAATTAGCTAAGACAGTGGCGGAAATATGTTCACCAACAACAGAAATTCAAATAGGTAAAACTCCGTTAGTTGGTCAAATTCCCGAAAGATATATACCTTCGGTTAAAAGAGCTTATTTAGAATTAGAATTAAAGCAAAAAATAGACTTAAAAATGTCAATAAAAAAAATCATTAATTCACACAATTAG
- the rfbH gene encoding lipopolysaccharide biosynthesis protein RfbH, translating into MEKKQLLRSQILQLVAEYYSEAFPQRDFIPGETLVPVSGKVFDQQELQYLVDSSLDFWLTTGRFAAEFEEKFAQWIGVKHCLLVNSGSSANLLALTALTSPELGEKRLKPGDEIITVAAGFPTTVNPIFQNQLVPVFLDIEIPSYNIDITQLEAGLSERTRGIMIAHALGNPFNLKTVTEFAQKYNLWLIEDNCDALGSLYQGQKTGTFGHIATASFYPAHHITMGEGGAVLTNDSKLRKILESLRDWGRSCWCPPGVDNTCNKRFGWQLGELPFGYDHKYTYSHIGYNLKMTDMQAAVGLAQLEKLPQFVQKRRNNFDFIYQKLVDLQDVLILPKPTDESEPSWFGFMISVKENAGFNRYELVKYLEENKITTRLLFGGNLIKQPAYKGLKYRVLGDLTNTDYVMNNSFWVGVYPALNENIFLYMLKHLYKFCGRERI; encoded by the coding sequence ATGGAAAAAAAACAACTATTGCGATCGCAAATTCTCCAATTGGTAGCAGAATATTACTCAGAAGCATTTCCGCAACGTGATTTTATACCAGGAGAAACACTTGTACCAGTATCAGGGAAAGTATTTGATCAACAAGAACTACAGTATTTAGTAGATTCATCCCTAGACTTTTGGTTAACAACCGGACGTTTTGCAGCCGAATTTGAGGAAAAATTTGCCCAATGGATAGGGGTTAAACACTGTTTATTAGTAAATTCAGGTTCATCAGCTAATCTATTAGCATTAACCGCATTAACATCCCCAGAATTAGGAGAGAAAAGATTAAAACCTGGAGATGAAATAATTACTGTGGCTGCGGGTTTTCCTACCACAGTAAATCCAATTTTTCAAAATCAATTAGTCCCAGTATTTTTAGATATAGAAATTCCCTCTTATAACATAGATATTACTCAATTAGAAGCAGGATTATCAGAGCGCACTCGTGGGATAATGATCGCTCATGCATTAGGTAATCCATTTAATTTAAAGACAGTAACTGAATTTGCCCAAAAATATAATTTATGGTTAATAGAGGATAATTGTGATGCATTAGGAAGTTTATATCAAGGACAAAAAACAGGAACATTTGGACATATAGCCACAGCAAGTTTTTATCCTGCTCATCATATTACGATGGGAGAAGGGGGAGCAGTATTAACTAATGATTCTAAATTAAGAAAAATTCTAGAATCCTTGAGAGACTGGGGAAGGAGTTGTTGGTGTCCTCCTGGAGTAGATAATACTTGTAATAAAAGATTTGGCTGGCAATTAGGAGAATTACCTTTTGGGTATGATCATAAATATACTTATTCCCATATTGGCTATAACTTAAAAATGACTGATATGCAAGCTGCGGTAGGCTTGGCACAATTGGAAAAATTGCCTCAATTTGTGCAGAAAAGAAGGAATAATTTTGATTTTATATATCAAAAATTAGTAGATTTACAAGATGTATTAATTTTACCGAAACCTACCGATGAATCTGAACCAAGTTGGTTTGGTTTTATGATTTCAGTCAAAGAAAATGCTGGGTTTAATCGCTATGAATTGGTGAAATATTTAGAAGAAAATAAAATAACAACAAGACTATTATTTGGAGGAAATTTAATTAAGCAACCAGCCTATAAAGGCTTAAAGTATCGAGTATTAGGGGATTTAACAAATACTGATTATGTAATGAATAACAGTTTTTGGGTTGGAGTATATCCTGCTTTAAATGAAAATATATTTTTATATATGCTAAAACACCTATATAAATTCTGTGGACGAGAGAGAATATGA
- a CDS encoding GDP-mannose 4,6-dehydratase, with protein MELSMRNSSNFWQDRPIFITGATGLVGSWLVKHLLTVGADIVCLVRDWIPQSFLIQNRVLEKVKVVRGDIFDQALLQRILEEYEINTVIHLAAQTVVGVANRNPISTFETNIAGTWRLLEACRHSSTVKQIIVASSDKAYGEQIQLPYEENTPLKGIHPYDVSKSCADLITQTYAHTYNLPVAIARCGNFYGGGDLNWSRIVPGTIKSILKEKPPIIRSNGCFVRDYLYVEDGVKAYMLLAENLSHHPELIGEAFNFSLEIKLTVLDLVEKILTLMNSDLKPKILNQASNEIKNQYLSSQKSRKILNWYPSFDLDTGLEKTINWYQNLLK; from the coding sequence ATGGAATTAAGTATGAGGAATAGCTCTAACTTCTGGCAAGATAGACCAATTTTTATTACAGGTGCAACAGGATTGGTTGGTAGTTGGTTAGTTAAACATCTATTAACCGTTGGTGCAGATATTGTTTGTTTAGTTCGAGACTGGATTCCTCAAAGTTTTTTGATACAAAATCGAGTTTTAGAAAAAGTTAAAGTTGTTAGAGGTGATATTTTTGATCAAGCTCTGTTACAAAGAATTTTAGAAGAATATGAAATTAATACGGTTATTCATTTAGCCGCTCAAACTGTCGTAGGAGTTGCTAACCGTAACCCCATTTCTACTTTTGAAACCAATATTGCTGGTACTTGGCGTTTACTTGAAGCTTGCCGTCATAGTTCTACAGTCAAACAAATTATAGTGGCATCTTCAGATAAAGCCTATGGGGAACAGATACAGTTACCTTATGAAGAAAATACTCCCCTAAAAGGTATACATCCCTACGATGTAAGTAAATCTTGTGCTGATTTAATTACTCAAACTTATGCCCATACTTATAATTTACCAGTAGCGATCGCCCGTTGTGGTAACTTTTATGGTGGAGGTGATTTAAACTGGAGTCGAATTGTACCAGGAACTATTAAATCTATCTTAAAAGAAAAACCTCCTATAATCAGATCTAATGGTTGCTTTGTCAGAGATTATCTATATGTAGAAGATGGTGTGAAAGCTTATATGTTATTAGCAGAAAACTTATCACATCACCCTGAATTGATTGGTGAGGCATTTAATTTTTCTTTAGAGATAAAATTAACAGTTTTAGACTTAGTAGAAAAAATATTAACATTGATGAACTCAGATTTAAAACCAAAAATTTTAAATCAAGCGAGTAATGAAATTAAAAACCAATATTTATCTAGTCAAAAATCGAGAAAAATATTAAATTGGTATCCCTCATTTGACCTAGATACAGGATTAGAAAAAACCATTAATTGGTATCAAAATCTTTTAAAGTAA
- the rfbF gene encoding glucose-1-phosphate cytidylyltransferase — MKVVILAGGLGTRLAEETEIIPKPMVEIGGRPILWHIMKIYAHYGYKDFYIALGYKGDYIKRYFLEYYNLNSSMTINLQDGHVNIHNNAAEDWILHLMDTGLDTMTAGRIKRLQPWLDNETFMVTYGDGVANLNIKELLEFHKSHKCLATVTAVRPPARFGSLRFHGDLVDEFLEKPQMGEGWINGGFLIFEPKIFNYLKGDDEILEVALLEKLANEGQLAAYRHYDFWQCMDTLRDKYRLKELWDSVNPPWKVWN, encoded by the coding sequence ATGAAAGTTGTGATTTTAGCTGGAGGATTAGGAACTCGTCTGGCAGAAGAAACAGAAATCATCCCAAAACCAATGGTAGAAATTGGTGGTCGCCCTATACTTTGGCATATTATGAAAATCTATGCTCATTATGGGTATAAAGATTTTTACATTGCTTTGGGCTATAAAGGCGATTATATTAAACGCTATTTTTTGGAGTATTACAATCTAAATTCTAGTATGACTATTAATTTACAAGATGGTCATGTAAATATTCATAATAACGCAGCCGAGGATTGGATTCTTCATCTCATGGACACAGGATTAGACACCATGACAGCAGGTAGAATCAAAAGATTACAGCCTTGGTTAGATAATGAAACATTTATGGTTACTTATGGTGATGGAGTTGCTAATTTAAACATTAAGGAATTATTAGAATTTCATAAATCTCATAAATGTTTAGCAACCGTAACCGCAGTCCGTCCTCCAGCCCGTTTTGGCAGTTTAAGATTTCACGGTGATTTAGTAGATGAATTTCTGGAAAAACCTCAAATGGGAGAAGGTTGGATTAATGGAGGATTTTTAATTTTTGAACCCAAGATTTTTAACTATTTAAAGGGTGATGATGAAATATTAGAAGTTGCTTTATTAGAAAAACTAGCTAATGAAGGACAATTAGCTGCCTATCGTCATTATGATTTCTGGCAGTGTATGGATACTTTAAGAGACAAATACAGATTAAAAGAATTATGGGATAGTGTTAATCCCCCTTGGAAAGTATGGAATTAA